Proteins co-encoded in one Deltaproteobacteria bacterium genomic window:
- a CDS encoding sigma-54 dependent transcriptional regulator produces the protein MSDTSILIVDDELVLRESLAAWLERDGHDVETAASGEEGLARLLKKQFDVMLVDIKMEGMSGLEVLRRVRESDPDVAVVMITAYGSISTAIEAMKAGAQDYLLKPFDPNELGLLIEKILAQQAQRRENQFLREDYKERTRFESMIGQSAPMQTVFQMVEDVAPTDSTVLITGETGTGKGLAAKAIHTNSPRCEGPFVVVNCGAIPEHLMESELFGHQKGAFTDAKETRKGRLELAHGGTLFLDEIGEISMRMQIDLLRVLEDHVFYRVGGTQPIETDFRVIAATNRDLTKAIRAENFREDLFYRLNVISLRMPPLRERKEDIPLLVEHFVRRFTQEANRTVNGIRRDALDEMMLHEWPGNVRELENAIERAVVIGKERKIRPQDLPFFNAAERVCFPGSSLKDVERDHIENILAANQWNIARSAKILGVDRSTLYAKVKRYALKKPE, from the coding sequence ATGAGCGACACATCCATCCTGATAGTCGATGATGAACTGGTTCTGCGGGAGTCACTGGCCGCCTGGCTCGAAAGGGACGGCCACGATGTGGAGACCGCCGCCAGCGGGGAGGAGGGGCTGGCGCGGCTGCTGAAAAAGCAGTTCGATGTCATGCTGGTGGACATCAAAATGGAGGGCATGAGCGGACTCGAGGTGCTGCGCAGGGTCAGGGAAAGCGATCCGGACGTCGCCGTGGTCATGATTACGGCTTATGGTTCCATTTCCACGGCCATCGAGGCCATGAAAGCGGGTGCCCAGGATTACCTCTTGAAACCCTTCGACCCAAACGAACTGGGGCTGCTCATCGAAAAGATCCTGGCCCAGCAGGCGCAGCGCAGGGAGAACCAGTTCCTGCGCGAGGACTACAAGGAAAGAACCCGTTTCGAAAGTATGATCGGTCAGTCGGCACCCATGCAGACGGTTTTCCAGATGGTCGAGGACGTCGCCCCCACGGATTCCACCGTGCTGATTACCGGTGAAACCGGGACCGGGAAGGGCCTGGCAGCCAAGGCTATCCACACCAACAGCCCGCGGTGCGAAGGTCCTTTTGTCGTGGTCAACTGCGGCGCCATTCCCGAACACCTCATGGAAAGCGAGCTGTTCGGCCACCAGAAGGGGGCTTTCACGGACGCGAAGGAGACCAGGAAGGGGCGTCTGGAACTGGCCCACGGCGGGACGCTTTTCCTGGACGAAATCGGTGAAATCAGCATGCGTATGCAGATCGACCTGCTACGGGTTCTGGAAGACCACGTTTTTTACCGTGTGGGGGGGACGCAGCCCATCGAAACCGATTTTCGTGTGATTGCCGCCACCAACAGGGATCTTACCAAGGCGATTCGAGCAGAGAATTTCCGGGAAGACCTTTTCTACCGTCTGAATGTCATCTCCCTGAGGATGCCGCCATTGCGCGAACGCAAGGAGGACATCCCCCTGCTGGTCGAGCACTTCGTGCGTCGTTTTACCCAGGAGGCCAACAGGACGGTGAACGGGATCCGGCGCGATGCCCTGGATGAAATGATGCTGCACGAGTGGCCGGGAAACGTCAGAGAGCTGGAAAATGCCATCGAGCGTGCGGTGGTGATCGGCAAGGAGCGCAAGATAAGGCCCCAGGATCTGCCGTTTTTCAATGCGGCGGAGCGTGTCTGTTTTCCGGGCAGCTCCCTGAAAGATGTGGAACGTGACCATATCGAGAACATCCTTGCGGCCAACCAGTGGAATATCGCCCGCAGCGCAAAAATTTTGGGGGTCGACCGGTCGACGCTTTACGCCAAGGTTAAACGCTACGCCCTCAAGAAGCCGGAATGA
- a CDS encoding archaemetzincin produces the protein MTIMSDAFIAIAPIGPLPAAWIEPLKDRIQEIFGYPTREVALLDDVEFARDPERDQYHSTCILEALAAKAPPGAVKVLGITEVDLFIPILTYVFGEAQLGGVACIVSTCRLNAAGMAGNAQGVFRERMVKEAIHELGHTFKLRHCQEKACIMHYCRSTQDVDCKTNALCRYCRVLVEDERKRLAKRET, from the coding sequence ATGACGATCATGTCCGATGCGTTTATTGCCATTGCGCCCATTGGACCGTTGCCGGCGGCTTGGATCGAACCGTTGAAGGATCGGATTCAGGAAATTTTCGGTTATCCCACCCGGGAGGTGGCCCTTTTGGACGACGTTGAATTCGCAAGGGATCCGGAACGGGATCAGTACCATTCCACCTGCATTCTGGAGGCCCTGGCCGCAAAGGCGCCGCCCGGAGCCGTCAAGGTGCTGGGCATCACCGAGGTGGACCTGTTCATTCCCATCCTGACCTATGTTTTCGGGGAGGCCCAATTGGGGGGTGTCGCCTGTATCGTCTCCACCTGTCGGCTCAATGCCGCCGGCATGGCCGGCAATGCACAGGGCGTTTTCCGGGAACGCATGGTCAAGGAAGCCATCCACGAGCTGGGGCACACCTTCAAGCTGCGCCATTGCCAGGAGAAGGCCTGCATCATGCACTACTGCCGCAGCACCCAGGACGTGGACTGCAAAACGAACGCCCTCTGCCGCTACTGCCGGGTGCTGGTGGAAGACGAACGCAAACGGCTGGCGAAGCGTGAAACGTGA
- a CDS encoding glycine cleavage system protein H gives MATDPQNRRNRVGYGSTYTKGNGRDLGRGDGISTVLGGQVWKIKPDKKAREANPCLWMQAGVVAFKGCNNYYDCTSCKYDQGMCKQVNSGKQISWQNAMRRKPEMERICRHSLTKRIGNRVCAYDYQCASCDFDQYFEDVWSTKTKSLPGAFQQVKGFEVPKEYYFHNGHAWARIESGGNIRVGLDDFSLKLLGRADALDLPLMGKELDQGKVGWGLKRKDNLADVLSPIGGVIVEVNSQVREKPALANDEPYGDGWLFVVRNPNIKGAVKPLLTETDALSWMGQEVDTLEKMVEEAVGPLAADGGFFEEDIYGNARKLDWHNLTRTFLKT, from the coding sequence ATGGCAACAGACCCCCAAAACCGAAGAAACCGGGTCGGCTACGGATCAACCTACACCAAAGGCAATGGACGGGACCTGGGCAGGGGCGACGGTATTAGCACCGTTCTAGGTGGTCAGGTATGGAAAATAAAGCCCGATAAAAAGGCCAGGGAGGCCAACCCCTGCCTTTGGATGCAGGCCGGCGTCGTAGCGTTCAAGGGATGCAACAATTATTATGACTGTACCTCCTGTAAATATGACCAGGGCATGTGCAAGCAGGTAAACAGCGGCAAACAGATCAGCTGGCAGAACGCCATGCGTCGCAAACCGGAAATGGAAAGGATCTGTCGCCACAGCCTCACCAAGCGGATCGGCAACCGCGTTTGTGCTTACGACTACCAGTGCGCCAGCTGCGATTTCGACCAGTACTTCGAGGATGTCTGGTCAACCAAGACCAAGTCGTTGCCGGGGGCTTTCCAGCAGGTCAAGGGCTTCGAGGTACCCAAGGAGTACTATTTTCACAACGGTCATGCCTGGGCCCGCATCGAGAGCGGCGGCAACATCCGGGTAGGGCTCGACGACTTCTCACTGAAGCTTCTGGGAAGGGCCGATGCACTGGATCTTCCTCTGATGGGCAAGGAACTCGACCAGGGCAAGGTCGGCTGGGGGCTCAAACGCAAGGACAACCTGGCCGACGTGCTTTCCCCCATCGGCGGCGTGATTGTCGAAGTCAACAGCCAGGTGCGGGAAAAACCGGCCCTGGCCAACGACGAACCGTATGGCGACGGATGGCTCTTCGTGGTGCGCAATCCGAATATCAAGGGCGCCGTGAAGCCGTTGCTGACCGAAACCGACGCCCTCTCCTGGATGGGGCAGGAAGTCGACACCCTCGAAAAAATGGTGGAAGAGGCGGTCGGTCCACTGGCGGCCGACGGCGGTTTCTTTGAAGAGGACATCTACGGGAACGCACGCAAACTGGACTGGCACAACCTCACCAGGACGTTTTTGAAAACCTGA
- a CDS encoding TetR family transcriptional regulator produces the protein MHAWRCVINKRRRSNDKYRRILEAAIKIFAEQGFFQSTIAQIAKEAGVADGTIYLYFKSKNDILVQFFNFKTKQVFDGFRAEVDKADNTVDKLRNLVRRHLAEFQRDRNMAILYQSLTHQRTRLVEPQIREMSDMYLDIVAEIVEQGQQEGLIRKELYLSLVKRFILGAVDEVINTWIHAGSQYDLVTMADPLVDLFIGGIGTGGDEVASSAGNTPMQR, from the coding sequence TTGCATGCATGGAGGTGCGTCATCAATAAACGCAGAAGATCAAACGACAAGTATCGGCGCATACTGGAGGCGGCCATCAAGATATTCGCCGAGCAGGGTTTCTTTCAGTCGACGATCGCTCAGATAGCCAAAGAGGCCGGTGTTGCCGATGGAACGATTTACCTCTATTTCAAAAGCAAGAACGACATCCTGGTGCAGTTTTTCAATTTCAAAACCAAGCAGGTCTTCGACGGTTTCCGGGCGGAAGTGGACAAGGCCGACAACACCGTCGACAAGCTTCGCAATCTGGTCCGCCGGCATCTGGCCGAATTCCAGCGCGACCGCAACATGGCCATCCTTTACCAGTCTCTAACCCACCAGCGCACCCGCTTGGTGGAACCGCAGATCAGGGAGATGTCCGACATGTACCTGGACATCGTGGCGGAAATCGTGGAACAGGGGCAGCAGGAGGGCCTGATTCGTAAAGAGCTCTATTTGAGTCTGGTCAAGCGTTTCATCCTTGGTGCGGTGGACGAGGTGATCAACACCTGGATCCATGCGGGCAGCCAATACGATCTGGTCACCATGGCCGATCCGCTGGTGGACCTTTTTATAGGCGGTATCGGTACCGGAGGCGACGAGGTTGCGTCGTCCGCCGGGAATACACCCATGCAACGATGA
- a CDS encoding acyl-CoA dehydrogenase, producing the protein MAQSIADRRDIEFVLHELLDVGKLSEHEKFAEFTPKTVDLIVKEARNLAVKEILPTREIGDREGVTFDNGKVAVPDAFHRVWELFKEGEWLAMTEDPEWGGQGMPRTVALAASDYFNGANYAFMMYAGLTHGAGKLVESFGTEEQKAIFLKKMYTGEWTGTMLLTEPEAGSDVGALTTTAVKNDDGTYSITGSKIFISSGEHDMAENIIHPVLARIEGAPQGTKGISLFLVPKYRVNDDGSLGQFNDVVCTGVEEKMGIHGNSTCSLTLGGKGECVGTLLGEENKGMRAMFLMMNEARLLVGMQGFACATASYLNAVNYARERVQGKHLASFGQADAPSVPIIQHPDVRRQLLTMKSYVEAMRSLLYYTGWCDDLIDTSDDEAVKAKYQGIVDLLIPIAKGYVTDRSYDVCNLGMQVYGGYGYIREYPQEQLVRDCRITMIYEGTNGIQAMDLLGRKLGMNEGRPIMDLLGEIQKTVVRAKELPATGELATRLDETLNKLGETAMHMGATAMSPKALNAFAFAYNFMEAAGDVIMAWMLLWRAVVAAEKMNGKVKKKDAAFYEGQVKNAEFFIHTVLPVTVGKMNAILDGNDAVNAISEDAFGGK; encoded by the coding sequence ATGGCACAGAGCATTGCAGACCGCAGAGACATCGAATTCGTTCTTCACGAACTGCTCGACGTAGGGAAATTGAGCGAGCATGAAAAATTCGCGGAATTCACCCCCAAGACCGTGGACCTGATTGTCAAAGAAGCCCGCAACCTGGCCGTCAAGGAGATCCTTCCGACCCGTGAAATCGGGGACCGGGAGGGCGTCACCTTCGACAACGGCAAGGTAGCGGTCCCGGATGCGTTCCACCGCGTGTGGGAGCTTTTCAAGGAGGGTGAGTGGCTGGCCATGACCGAAGATCCCGAATGGGGCGGGCAGGGCATGCCCAGGACCGTGGCTCTGGCCGCAAGCGACTACTTCAATGGCGCCAATTACGCTTTCATGATGTATGCCGGATTGACCCACGGGGCCGGCAAGCTCGTGGAATCTTTTGGAACGGAAGAGCAGAAGGCGATTTTCCTGAAGAAAATGTACACCGGCGAATGGACCGGCACCATGCTGCTGACCGAACCGGAGGCGGGCTCGGACGTCGGCGCCCTGACCACCACGGCCGTGAAAAACGATGACGGCACCTACTCCATCACGGGCAGCAAAATATTTATCTCCTCGGGCGAACACGACATGGCCGAAAACATCATCCACCCGGTTCTGGCGCGCATCGAAGGCGCCCCCCAGGGTACCAAGGGGATTTCCCTGTTCCTGGTTCCCAAATACCGGGTCAACGACGACGGCAGCCTGGGCCAGTTCAACGACGTGGTGTGCACCGGTGTTGAAGAAAAGATGGGTATACATGGCAATTCAACCTGCTCGCTTACCCTGGGCGGCAAAGGCGAGTGTGTGGGAACGCTGCTCGGGGAGGAGAACAAGGGCATGCGTGCCATGTTCCTGATGATGAATGAAGCCCGCCTGCTGGTGGGTATGCAGGGTTTTGCCTGCGCCACCGCTTCCTATCTGAATGCCGTCAACTACGCCCGCGAGCGGGTGCAGGGCAAGCACCTGGCCTCCTTCGGACAGGCGGACGCACCGTCCGTGCCCATCATTCAGCATCCGGATGTGAGAAGGCAGCTTCTCACCATGAAAAGCTATGTAGAGGCCATGCGCAGCCTGCTCTACTATACAGGCTGGTGCGACGACCTGATCGACACCAGCGACGACGAGGCGGTCAAGGCCAAATACCAGGGCATCGTGGACCTGTTGATTCCGATTGCCAAGGGATATGTCACTGACCGGTCCTACGATGTCTGCAACCTCGGCATGCAGGTTTACGGCGGGTACGGGTACATCAGGGAGTACCCCCAGGAGCAGCTGGTGCGGGATTGCCGGATCACCATGATTTACGAGGGCACCAACGGCATTCAGGCCATGGACCTTTTGGGGCGCAAACTGGGAATGAACGAAGGCCGGCCGATCATGGACCTGCTGGGCGAGATTCAGAAGACCGTCGTCCGGGCCAAGGAGCTTCCCGCGACCGGGGAGCTGGCCACCAGACTCGATGAAACGCTCAACAAGCTGGGCGAGACGGCCATGCACATGGGTGCCACCGCCATGTCGCCCAAGGCGCTGAATGCCTTCGCCTTCGCCTACAACTTCATGGAAGCGGCCGGCGATGTGATCATGGCCTGGATGCTGCTGTGGCGCGCCGTGGTTGCCGCCGAAAAAATGAACGGCA